GGCCCCATGGCACTGGTGGCGGAGCTGATGGGCATGATGGCCCCCTACATGCGCCAGGCGCTGGATGACCTGCAAATGCCCAACCTCACCTTCCCACTTTTGGAAAAGGATGAAGACGGCCACCTGCTGCACCAGGAGTCCTTTCGTGAACTCAGCCTGGTGGCCTATGGCAACCATGACCATGCCCCCATCGCCGCTGTTTACTCCCGCCTTCACGAAGGCCTCAGCACAGGCGATGCTGCCCCGTCGGATGACCTGACCAACCTCCTCGCCTTTGCCAAGTGGGATGCTCCCGCACCCGAGGAGCTAAACAGCGAGCTTCTTTCCGCCCTGCAAAAGGCTTTGTTTGAGACTCCCTGCCGACTGGCCGTCCTCATGTGCATGGACCTGCTGGGAACCGCTCAGCGCTTCAATCTGCCCGGTAGCTACGGCAGCCTCACCTGGTGTGAAAGGCTGGAACTTCCCTGGCCTGAGCTGGAGCGCCACCCCGTCTACGGCCCCCGCATTCAGGAGGCCGAACGCTGGGTGCAGGAATCTGGCCGAGCCCCTGCCGTATAATTTTTGCACCTCTGGCGATTTTTTCCCCAGGGGATGCATGCAGGAATGCCCTTCCCTGCGAAGTGTGAGAAGGGCGGTCAGGAGACTGGCCACCCTTTATGGAATTTGCCCTCCAGCCATATTCTGACCATGTCCCCGGCATCTCATACTCCCATCCCCAGCGCGGTCAAAAAAACCGCCAATTCTCCGCCCCCAAATCCCAACCTCAACAGGCAGACTGGCAAGGAGCATTCGGCCTCCTCCCTCAGCGCCCCGCCTTTGGTCCTGGTGGTGGATGATCAGGCGCGCAACGTGCAGATGGTGAAAAAGGTGCTGTCCAGCGACGGCTTTCAGGTCGTCACCGCAGAGAGCGGGGAGGAGGCCCTGCGCTGCATCAGCAACCATTGGCCGGATCTCATCCTGCTGGATGTCGTCATGCCTGAGATGGACGGCTTTGAAGTCTGCGAGCAGATCAAAAGCAACCCTGCCACCCAGAACATCCCCATCATTTTCCTCTCCGGAGACACCGGGCACCAGTCCGTCATGACCGGCTTTGCCAAGGGTGGCATTGACTACATCTCCAAGCCTTTCAACAAGTCCGAGCTCCTTGCCCGGGTTCGCACGCATGTGGAGCTGCACCGCAGCCAAGTGCGCAACCTCATGCAGGTGCAGGAACGCCGCCGCACTCTGGACCTCATCGCCCACGAGTGGCACAAGCCGCTTCAGCGCATCTCCCTCTTCCTCTCCACCGTTTACCGCGACATGGAGGAGGCCGACCGGCCCGGCAGCATGCTGGCCCTCAGCAAAGAAGCCATGCGGGAAACTCACCGAATGCTGAGCTCCGTCGAAGGCTTTCTGCACCAGGAATCCTCCGCCGCAGGCGCTTTCCAGGAGGGAACCGCCCCGCTTGGCCTAACCACCGATGATTTAAAATCCATGGTGGGCAAATGGTACGTCACGGCGAAGCGCAAGCTGGTGGAGCTGATCCTCACCGCCCCTGTGAAACCGCTGCCTGTGGCCGGCCTCTCCTTTGCCATCAACCAGATCGTGGATGCCGTGCTTTCCAATGCGGTCAACTTTACCCCTCAGGCAGGCCGCATCGAGGTCCGCATCGCCGAGAAAAACGGCCATATCGTGCTGCGCGTGAAGGACAACGGCCCAGGCTTTTCAGACGAATACCTGCGCCGCCAGTTCCAGCCCTACATGCATCACAGAGACGGCAGCACCCAGGCCAGCCTGGGCGTGGGCCTTGCCTCGGCCAAACGCATTGCCGACCGGATCAAGGCCACAATGACCATCGGCAACCGCACCCGTGGTGCAGGCGGCTACGTCACCGTGACCTTTCCCAGCAGCGCTGTGAAACTCGCGGACTTGGAGACTCTGGAAGAGATCCCTTCCAACGATCTGTAAAGGGGGCTTGGCTTGCTCGATTGGGCGAGCCCTCGCTTTCGGATTCAACTCCCAAAGGGGTCCCTCTCAATTGGGCGGGGCCACCTGCACTCCCGTTGCATGACCGATCTCGGGCAGCTTGGCCCCTGCCTGGTAAGGCCATAGCGCGTGGCATTTGCGGCAATAAAACTTCTTCTCGAAAAGGCCGAAGTTACTCGCCCACTCCAGCAGCAGCGGTGTGATGAAATACTTGCGGGTAAACTGCGGATATTCCACCGCCAGGGAACCGCACTCCGGGCAACTGAAGATATGACGGCAGACCGGCTCATGCGTGCCCTGCATGTCCTGAATCAGGTTCACGGCGCGTGCATAGTCCGCATCATGGACTTGGACGATGGAAAAGGCCTTCGGTTTGGTGAAGAAAATGAAGCGCTGGATGTCTTGTTCGTCGTGGGTGCGGGCCGTGATACCATTGCGGCTCAGCGCCTCCGCCAGGTTTTCCGCCTCATACATGCTGTCCAGTGTCGCCAGATTGATATAGTTCATAAGCGTGGGGTCTAGTTCACTGTATTCGCAGGGCTAGCCCTCGGTGCGTCTGACCATTTTAGAGACGGCCAGGAGGAGAGGTGCAAACGATACGCATTTCACAAGATGCACGGTTTTCCCCGTGCATTTCGTCACTGGCACCCTCGGGTGGCAAAATGCGAAAGGATGTAACTCGTTGAAAATCAACAAATTTTCAACCGTGGCACAGCGGGTATGGGGTTTGCAATACAGGGAAGCAGCTCTGTGCACACCCATTTGAGCAACCCCTGAAACCCCTTTTGCCCACGCCCCCTATGAAAATCGCCCCCACCTCCTCCTTCACGAACCTGGATGACGAAGCCCTCATGGCCTGCCTGGCCAACAAAGAGCCAAACGCCCTGTGGGTGATCCATGAGCGTTACCACTCCATTTTGAAGTCCATCATCATCTCCGTTATCCATGATGAAACCGAAGCTGACGATGTTCTTCAGGAAGTGTTCATCCAGATCTGGACCCACGCCGCCAACTACTCTGTCGCCAAAGGCAAAGCCGCCGGCTGGCTCATCACCCTGGCACGCCGCCGCGCCATTGACCGCCTCCGCCAGCGCCACTCCTACCAGCTCGCCACCGAGCGGCTGGAAAAGGCCTCCCGGCCTTCGAACGCCTACGAGATCGAAAGCGCCCAGCACGACATTGAGAATCACGACATCCGCAATTACCTCAACAGCCTCCTGCAGACCCTGCCGGTGGCCCAGAAGGAAGTGGTGGTCCTCGCCCACCTGCATGGCATGAGCCAGCGCCAGATCGCCTCCGCCATCAGCCTGCCGCTGGGCACGGTGAAAACCCGCCTGGAACTGGGCATGCGCAAGCTCTGCCACATCGCTGGTGGCACCCAGCACAAGGTGATGTAATCACACTTCTTGTTAGTTTTTTCTGACCGGATCCTGGGAAACTGTCCCGGGACCCGGTCAGTTGTTTGGGCCTACCTCCACCAAATAATCAAAGGCACGCCGGGCGCGGACCAGCGTCTCGGCCACGGATTCGTTGGCGTTCCCCGCCAACTCCAGGATCAGGGAGCCTTTGAACTGATGCGTCTTCAGCTCTCCCAGCAGCCAGCGCCAGTCGATGACTCCTTCACCAGGATTGAGATGCGCGTCATAGTTGCCGCGGTTGTCGTTCGCATGCAGCATTTTCAGGTGGCCGGACAGCTTGTGGACCACGGTTCCCAGTTCCCCGGCCAGGTTCGCATGGCCTGTGTCTAGACAGGTGCCCACATTGCACTCCCGGATCTGGCCCAGGAGGTAGAGCATGTCGCTCGTGTGGCCAAAAAGCAGATGCGGCAGCATGTTTTCCAGCAGCAGGTTGACCCCCAGATCCTGGCATTTGCGGGCCACCATATTCAGGGAGTCTGCCGCATGGTTCATGTGCTGGAGGAATTCCTCCTGCGGCGGCCGCCCCTCCCTTTCAGGGCCAGGATGCAGCACAATGTTGCGCACCCCCATGGCCGCTGCCGCCGTGCAGGCCACCAGCAGCTCATTCACCGCGCCACGCCGGGTAGGCTCATGCAGGGAGGTGATGTCGATGTGGTCCGCAAACGGGGCGTGGAAGGAAAACGGGTGCAGGTCCAGCGCTCGCATCCGCTCGCCAGCCTCCCTCACCATGTCATGCTGGTGGTAGTCCAGATGTTTGGGGAAGGAGCAGATTTCAATCTGCCGGAAGCCGCTCTCGGCAATGCCGTCGAGCACTTCGAAAATGCTGCGCTGATAAAAGCAGCCGGTGGAAAGTCCGATGGGCCATTGGTTCATAACATGGGGTGGGTGAGCAGGGTTTGGCGCAGTGGTGCCAGGCAGGCCCCGGCATCGCAGGGCGAGTGGCAAAAGCCTTTCTCCCGGGTGGATACGCAATTGAAATCAATGAGCTCGTCCAAGCCGGTGGCCCTCAGGCCAGCAAAGACGCGCGTGTAAAAATCTGCCCGGATAGCGGCGCTGTAATCGCGCCAGTCCACGCCCCAGCCAAAGGCAGGGTTCTCAAACTTCGACCGGATGAGACCCGCTATGTGACGCGGATGCCACCCACGCGCCAGCAGGCTGCGGGTGATGAGCTGCATGCCCGCAGGCTTCAGCAGCCGGTCATTGGGATCCTCCAGTAGGCTACGCATGCACGTCGGCAGCGTGTGGACAGGCGTCTGGTCATACGTTTCAAGCCAGCGGTCCTTGGCATCATGATGGTCGGAGTAAAAGAACTCATGAAAACGGCGCAGAGGCGAGGCCAGATACTCATCCAGCAGGCGGGAAGTGCCGTGGGACTGCTCCGGAATCCGCACACAGGCTCGCCGGGCCAGGTCCCTCACCTCAGACTCCACCTGGCGCACCTGCAGGGCCAGCTTCACATCCATCTCATGCAGCGGCACCACCCGCACCAGCGGGATCTGATCCCGCACCTGCGGATCATCCGTCAGGCCCTGCATCCAGGGTTTCAGGTAATAGGTGAAGGGCTGG
This genomic interval from Prosthecobacter algae contains the following:
- a CDS encoding hybrid sensor histidine kinase/response regulator, which encodes MSPASHTPIPSAVKKTANSPPPNPNLNRQTGKEHSASSLSAPPLVLVVDDQARNVQMVKKVLSSDGFQVVTAESGEEALRCISNHWPDLILLDVVMPEMDGFEVCEQIKSNPATQNIPIIFLSGDTGHQSVMTGFAKGGIDYISKPFNKSELLARVRTHVELHRSQVRNLMQVQERRRTLDLIAHEWHKPLQRISLFLSTVYRDMEEADRPGSMLALSKEAMRETHRMLSSVEGFLHQESSAAGAFQEGTAPLGLTTDDLKSMVGKWYVTAKRKLVELILTAPVKPLPVAGLSFAINQIVDAVLSNAVNFTPQAGRIEVRIAEKNGHIVLRVKDNGPGFSDEYLRRQFQPYMHHRDGSTQASLGVGLASAKRIADRIKATMTIGNRTRGAGGYVTVTFPSSAVKLADLETLEEIPSNDL
- a CDS encoding RNA polymerase sigma factor: MKIAPTSSFTNLDDEALMACLANKEPNALWVIHERYHSILKSIIISVIHDETEADDVLQEVFIQIWTHAANYSVAKGKAAGWLITLARRRAIDRLRQRHSYQLATERLEKASRPSNAYEIESAQHDIENHDIRNYLNSLLQTLPVAQKEVVVLAHLHGMSQRQIASAISLPLGTVKTRLELGMRKLCHIAGGTQHKVM
- a CDS encoding sugar phosphate isomerase/epimerase family protein; its protein translation is MNQWPIGLSTGCFYQRSIFEVLDGIAESGFRQIEICSFPKHLDYHQHDMVREAGERMRALDLHPFSFHAPFADHIDITSLHEPTRRGAVNELLVACTAAAAMGVRNIVLHPGPEREGRPPQEEFLQHMNHAADSLNMVARKCQDLGVNLLLENMLPHLLFGHTSDMLYLLGQIRECNVGTCLDTGHANLAGELGTVVHKLSGHLKMLHANDNRGNYDAHLNPGEGVIDWRWLLGELKTHQFKGSLILELAGNANESVAETLVRARRAFDYLVEVGPNN